The proteins below come from a single Poecilia reticulata strain Guanapo linkage group LG5, Guppy_female_1.0+MT, whole genome shotgun sequence genomic window:
- the LOC103464955 gene encoding rac GTPase-activating protein 1-like, whose translation MEMSVVNLFNQFQSLGAHLDALNENIEPQFLQMAVNFEDCRKKWLLAGDELVSCKEVLAKVETERGALEVKLKHARNQVDVEIRRRQKAEAVYEKLERQVQLIRELLIAENNGSSVHLSEEQRSALAFLSTHSQAAQGAKTNLNSSRRLSRVEESTLLSDISYDQTDDSLDWDSSVMKNVRLRRRPKRRSSRKLTDGPPQAVKKPRSTGRTSERNNESIVAKTTITLPASGGVEAVSTIETVPYWTRSRRRSALANTTTTDHYDTASEAPSKPVSETPVQFQTPQIKGGKKHHFIPKTVIKSEFCAPCGRRTKFGKICLRCQDCRIVTHPECRDNCPLPCNPSALETPIRGTETTLADFAPTSSPRIPALVIYCIKEIERRGLHEVGLYRVSGHERQVKELKEKLIRGKTLPSLNKVEDINVVTGVLKDFLRNLPEPLLTFRLNKVFMEAAEIQDDDNSLALLYQAISELPPPNRDTLACLMIHLHKVSQSVDTKMDVSNLARVFGPTLVGHAVPDPDPMTILHDTSRQQRIVERLLSIPGSYWGRFAHPDNVDMETPQNTDTPSHKVSILGPVTTPEHQMLPKTPSSSSLSQRVMQTLTSTTLFGSKSKATSASNRQGSFFASPQLK comes from the exons ATGGAGATGTCCGTTGTGAACCTGTTCAACCAGTTTCAGAGTCTCGGAGCTCACCTGGACGCTCTGAATGAGAACATTGAACCAC AGTTCCTCCAGATGGCAGTGAACTTTGAAGACTGTCGTAAGAAGTGGCTATTGGCAGGTGATGAGCTGGTTTCTTGCAAAGAAGTATTGGCCAAAGTGGAAACGGAGAGGGGGGCACTGGAGGTCAAACTAAAACACGCGCGAAACCAGGTGGATGTGGAGATCCGTCGACGACAGAAGGCAGAGGCCGTCTATGAGAAACTA GAGCGGCAGGTACAGCTGATCCGGGAGCTGCTGATCGCAGAGAATAATGGCAGCAGTGTTCACCTCAGTGAGGAGCAGCGGTCAGCCCTGGCCTTTCTCAGCACCCATTCGCAGGCAGCACAAGGCGCCAAAACCAACCTCAACTCCAGCCGAAG ACTAAGTAGAGTTGAGGAATCAACACTGCTGTCAGATATCAGCTATGACCAAACAGATGACTCTCTG GACTGGGATTCTTCTGTGATGAAGAATGTGAGACTCCGCAGACGGCCGAAACGA CGTTCCTCTAGAAAACTCACAGATGGTCCTCCACAAGCAGTGAAGAAGCCCCGCTCCACAGGCCGTACATCAGAAAGA AATAATGAGTCCATCGTGGCCAAAACGACGATCACCCTGCCTGCGAGCGGCGGCGTCGAGGCGGTCTCCACCATCGAGACGGTGCCTTACTGGACccgcagcaggaggaggagtg CGTTGGCTAACACAACCACCACTGACCACTATGACACTGCCAGTGAAGCCCCCAGCAAGCCGGTCTCTGAAACCCCAGTTCAGTTCCAGACTCCTCAAATTAAAGGAGGGAAGAAGCACCACTTCATTCCCAAAACG GTGATCAAGTCTGAGTTCTGTGCACCTTGCGGAAGAAGAACAAAGTTCGGCAAGATTTGTCTTCGCTGCCAGGACTGCAGGATTGTGACCCATCCGGAGTGTCGGGATAACTGCCCCCTGCCGTGTAATCCCTCAGCTCTTGAAACGCCCATCAGGGGAACAGAG ACTACACTGGCTGACTTTGCTCCAACCAGCTCCCCAAGGATCCCGGCTTTGGTCATCTACTGCATCAAAGAGATTGAACGCAGAGGCCTTCATGAG GTTGGCCTTTACAGAGTCTCTGGCCATGAGCGCCAGGtgaaggagctgaaggagaAGCTGATCCGAGGCAAGACTTTGCCTTCTCTTAATAAAGTCGAGGACATCAATGTCGTCACCGGTGTCCTCAAAGACTTCCTAAGAAATCTGCCCGAGCCACTTCTCACCTTCCGCCTCAACAAAGTCTTCATGGAAGCAGCCG AGATACAAGATGATGACAACAGCCTCGCGCTGTTGTATCAGGCCATCAGTGAGCTTCCCCCACCTAACCGGGACACACTGGCCTGTCTGATGATTCACCTGCACAA GGTGTCTCAGAGTGTGGACACTAAGATGGATGTAAGCAACCTGGCCAGGGTTTTTGGTCCCACGTTGGTGGGTCATGCCGTTCCTGACCCAGACCCCATGACCATCCTGCATGATACCAGCAGACAACAGAGG ATCGTTGAGCGCCTGCTGAGTATTCCTGGGAGCTACTGGGGCCGGTTTGCTCATCCCGATAACGTAGACATGGAGACGCCTCAGAACACCGACACTCCAAGCCACAAAG TGAGCATACTGGGACCAGTGACGACCCCAGAACACCAGATGCTTCCCAAAACGCCGTCCTCCAGCTCACTGTCTCAGCGGGTCATGCAGACCCTCACCAGCACCACCCT ATTTGGGAGCAAGAGCAAAGCCACGTCAGCCTCCAACCGTCAGGGAAGCTTCTTCGCTTCCCCACAGCTGAAGTAA